A genomic segment from Peromyscus maniculatus bairdii isolate BWxNUB_F1_BW_parent chromosome 11, HU_Pman_BW_mat_3.1, whole genome shotgun sequence encodes:
- the Shcbp1l gene encoding testicular spindle-associated protein SHCBP1L — MESDPTTSKAKAAVGSVSPPAGQADPGTPGELAAAVAKGLASPVRSVVASPRPVKGKAARRRLQLPPVSQAEAGDEEPLLAEPEDQEEAQPLPPLCASPMRGMWRNEKVALYCDQVLQGSKAEDADEAMSRYLSEKLSLKDKWLGVWKSNPDLFFEKYEEASIPFVGILVEVTCKSHQNLASCFKVTVAVAEPFSSNIANIPRDLVDEVLEELEYSAPLLEVYPVEGQDADIRDIALALEVVRFFYDFLWRDWDDEEICENYTALIEERINLWCDIQDGTIPGPIAQRFKKTLEKYKNKRVELIEYQSNIKEDPSAAEAVECWKKYYEIVMLCGLLKMWEDLRLRVHGPFFPRILKRRKGKRDFGKTITHIVAKVMTTDMVKNLSSDTLLQQHDDLNLALDNCYSGDIVVIFPGEYQAANLALLTDDITIQGVGKREEIMITSEPSHDSFVVSKADNVKLMQLSLIQQGTVDGIVVVEAGHLTLENCLLKCEGTGVCVLTGASLTITGSEITGAQGAGVELYPGSIAILEGNEIHHCNNLRTSDSSRSTLGGVNMKVLPAPKLKMTNNHIYNNNGYGLSILQPSEQFFIVAEAALNKGAASGDKKDDKMLSKVMQTLNVEMNNNRIESNLKGDIRIVTG, encoded by the exons ATGGAGTCGGACCCCACGACCTCCAAGGCCAAGGCTGCGGTCGGCAGCGTCAGCCCGCCAGCGGGGCAGGCCGACCCAGGCACCCCGGGGGAGCTGGCGGCCGCGGTCGCCAAGGGCCTCGCGTCCCCGGTGCGCTCAGTGGTGGCCTCCCCGCGTCCTGTGAAGGGCAAGGCTGCGCGGCGACGGCTCCAGCTCCCGCCGGTCTCCCAGGCCGAGGCTGGCGACGAGGAGCCCCTGCTCGccgagccagaggaccaggaggagGCGCAGCCCCTGCCGCCGCTCTGCGCATCCCCGATGAGGGGCATGTGGCGCAATGAGAAGGTGGCTCTGTACTGCGACCAGGTGCTGCAGGGCTCCAAG GCAGAAGATGCAGATGAAGCCATGAGTAGGTACCTGTCAGAGAAGCTGAGCCTGAAGGATAAATGGCTTGGAGTCTGGAAGAGTAACCCCgacttattctttgagaaatatGAAGAGGCCTCCATCCCTTTTGTTGGTATACTAGTGGAG GTGACTTGTAAATCACACCAGAACTTGGCATCGTGTTTCAAAGTGACAGTCGCTGTGGCTGAGCCCTTTTCTTCTAACATTGCCAACATCCCGAGGGACTTGGTGGACGAGGTTCTGGAGGAACTGGAGTACAGTGCCCCTCTCCTGGAAGTGTATCCAGTTGAAGGACAAGATGCAGACATCCGTGACATTGCTCTGGCCTTGGAAGTTGTAAG GTTTTTTTATGATTTCCTTTGGAGAGACTGGGATGATGAAGAAATTTGTGAGAACTATACTGCCCTTATTGAGGAACGAATTAATCT GTGGTGCGATATTCAGGATGGGACAATCCCCGGCCCGATTGCGCAGCGCttcaagaaaactctggagaaATACAAAAACAAGCGTGTTGAGCTCATCGAGTACCAGAGCAACATTAAAGAAGACCCGTCTGCGGCTGAGGCCGTCGAGTGCTGGAAGAAGTACTATGAGATAGTGATGCTCTGCGGGTTGTTGAAAATGTGGGAAGACTTACGCCTGAG AGTTCATGGACCTTTCTTTCCAAGGATTCTGAAAcgcaggaaagggaagagagacttTGGGAAGACTATAACACACATCGTAGCGAAGGTGATGACGACTGACATG GTGAAGAACCTGTCTTCCGACACACTTCTCCAGCAGCATGATGACTTGAATCTGGCTTTGGACAATTGCTACAGTGGAGATATAGTCGTTATTTTCCCAGGGGAATACCAGGCTGCCAATCTTGCTTTGCTGACCGATGACATCACTATACAGG GagttggaaagagagaagaaattatgATTACTTCTGAACCTTCACATGACAGTTTTGTGGTATCCAAAGCGGATAATGTGAAATTGATGCAGCTCTCTTTGATCCAGCAAGGGACAGTTGATGGCATCGTGGTGGTTGAGGCTGGTCACTTGACTCTGGAAAACTGCCTGTTGAAATGTGAAGGCACAGGAGTGTGCGTTCTTACAGGGGCTTCATTGACAATCACAGGCAGTGAGATCACTGGTGCCCAG GGTGCTGGTGTTGAACTGTATCCTGGGAGTATAGCTATTTTGGAAGGGAATGAGATTCATCACTGTAACAATCTCAGAACCAGTGACAGTTCCAGAAGCACCTTGGGTGGCGTTAACATGAAG GTTCTTCCAGCCCCCAAATTGAAGATGACTAACAATCATATCTACAACAACAATGGCTATGGACTGAGCATTCTTCAGCCATCCGAACAGTTCTTTATTGTAGCGGAAGCAGCTCTCAACAAAGGGGCTGCTTCAGGGGATAAGAAAGATGACAAAATGCTCTCCAAAGTCATGCAAACGCTGAATGTGGAAATGAATAACAACAGGATAGAATCCAACTTGAAGGGGGATATTAGGATAGTCACTGGCTGA